GCCGCCTTCGCTGGTGAGGTAGATGGCGCCGTTGGTGCTCCAGCCGATGCCTTCGCCCTGCGCCTCGTCCAGCGGCGTCAGGTCGTACACCAGCGGATTGCCCGGGCGGCCAGCAATGAGGTCCGCCGCACGGTAGAAGGAGACGGACGAAAGCGTCCGCAACGCCACCCACCGCCCGTCCGGCGACGCGGAGGCGCCGGTGATGCGTTCTTTTCGCTTTACGCCAGCGCCGGCCAGTTCCACGACGCGCTCCAGCCGCGACGACGACCCCGGCCGCGCGGTGGACGGAAAGCGGTAGAGGGCGATGGGTCCCGTTTCTCCCTTGGACACGACGAACATGCCGCCTTCGGGGAGAACGAACAGCGCCTCGGTGTCGTGCGGGCCGTCCGGGTACGTGGCGGGAAAGGCGTCCGCCGGACGCGATTCGCGGTCCGTGGGCGCGGGTTCCGCCACGCGGTACACGGTAATACCGGGTCGCGCGCCCGCGTTGTCCCCGATATCGCCGATGTACAGACAGTTTCCGCCGGGGCACGGACCCGCGGCGATGTCTTCCCAGTCCTGCACACGCGCCCCGGCAATGCGCACCTGCCCGGTTTCCTGGCCGCGCGGGCTGATGGCGAACAGCACCGGCTCTCCGGAGTCGTTGTGCGTCCACAGCACCCCGGCGGTGCGCCGCCCCGCCGCGACGCCGCTGGACTCGTGCACGTCCGCGGGCATTTGCATCCCGGAGCCGTCCGCGCGGCAGAGCCCCGGGTCCGCGCCGGCTACACCCGCGGCGGCCAGCCCCGCCGCCGCCACCGGCCCGGCTTCCCCGCCCTTGTCCTTGTCCTTCTTCTTGCCGCCCTTCTTCCTGCCGTCCTTGTCATCGGAAGCCGTGGCGCCGTTCCCGCCACCGTTGGCTTCGCCGTGCGGAAACATCACCCGCGCGGCCAGGGCAATCAGCCCAAGGACCGCCACCAGCACCAGGCCGGAACGAAAGAGCGAAATTCCGCGCGACGCGCCCGCCGTGCGGCTGGCGGACGACGAGTTGCGCGCATCCGCCGGCGCGGCGGCCAGCTGCGCGGGGTCCAGGTGCGCGGCCACCGCGCGCAACACGCGCGACAGGCCCGGATCGGTCAGGCGGGTCTGCACGTCGTCCAGCGGCACCCACGCCCGCTGCCGCTCCTTGGCCTCGGGCCACGAGCTCATTTCGCGGGTGACGCGCAGCAGAAAGGCAACCACCAGCGGCCCGTCCTCGCGGCCGTGGCGGTAATGGTCAAACGGCTGCGTGCCGATGTCGCCTTCTACGCCGGCTTCCTCAAACGCCTCGCGCCGGGCGGACTCGCGCGGCCCCAGCCCCGGCTCGATCTTGCCCTTGGGAACGATCCAACCCTCGCCGCTGCGGCGGGTAACGAGAAGGACTTCGGCGACTCCATCAGACAGACGATACGGAATCGCGGCACACTGCACCGGCGTTCCGGTCAGGGAACTCTCGACGTTCACGGCATTTCCTCTGGTTCCGTTCCAGCCGCCGTCCACTGCGCGGGGGCTGGATTTGGAAGCCGGAGCGGCAAGGAGCGCGCCGAAGCTGCACGCAGGACCCGATTTGCGCGATCATCACCCGCATCCGCGGAGCCCGGGCAGCGCCGCTCCGCCAATGTAACGGATTGATGACAAACGATTTCCGCCGTAGCAGACGCGAGGCGGGCGAGATTTCTGCACCTCCGCCCCTCTGCTACAGCGGATCGATCCAGCGGCTACTGCCCGTCGCTGGCGGCAAGCGCGTCGGATTCGCGGGCCCGGCGCTCGGTTTCTTCGTCCAGCAGCGCGCGCACGGTGGCGATCAACGGCGGATCGGCCGTGTAGCGCCGGCCGTAGTCCAGGTTGAAGCGATAGTCGAAGTCCGGCGGATTCCTGCCCTGCGTGTGCTGAAGGATGGTTTCCAGCTTGTCGAGCGCCTTGGCCAGCCGCGCTTCGGGCGTGCTGGCCGCCTCGTATTCATCCCACAACGCGGTGATTTCGTCGCGCAG
This Longimicrobium terrae DNA region includes the following protein-coding sequences:
- a CDS encoding NUDIX domain-containing protein, producing the protein MNVESSLTGTPVQCAAIPYRLSDGVAEVLLVTRRSGEGWIVPKGKIEPGLGPRESARREAFEEAGVEGDIGTQPFDHYRHGREDGPLVVAFLLRVTREMSSWPEAKERQRAWVPLDDVQTRLTDPGLSRVLRAVAAHLDPAQLAAAPADARNSSSASRTAGASRGISLFRSGLVLVAVLGLIALAARVMFPHGEANGGGNGATASDDKDGRKKGGKKKDKDKGGEAGPVAAAGLAAAGVAGADPGLCRADGSGMQMPADVHESSGVAAGRRTAGVLWTHNDSGEPVLFAISPRGQETGQVRIAGARVQDWEDIAAGPCPGGNCLYIGDIGDNAGARPGITVYRVAEPAPTDRESRPADAFPATYPDGPHDTEALFVLPEGGMFVVSKGETGPIALYRFPSTARPGSSSRLERVVELAGAGVKRKERITGASASPDGRWVALRTLSSVSFYRAADLIAGRPGNPLVYDLTPLDEAQGEGIGWSTNGAIYLTSEGGRKSAPSTLARLTCTLPS